A region of Streptomyces sp. NBC_01750 DNA encodes the following proteins:
- a CDS encoding Ppx/GppA phosphatase family protein — translation MRLGVLDVGSNTVHLLVVDAHPGARPLPAHSDKAELRLAELLDENGAIGPEGVARLIETIARAVQSAEDQGCEQVLPFATSAVRGASNADEVLARIKAETGVDLAVLTGEDEARLTFLAARRWFGWSAGRLQILDIGGGSLEIACGIDEEPDAAVSLPLGAGRLTAAMLPGDPPDPQDVKALRRHVRAEIARTVGEFRRFGKPDHVVGTSKTFRQLARIAGAARSTEGLYVQRELSRKSLQEWVPRLAAMTVEERVELPGVSEGRARQLLAGAVVAEAAMDLFGAETLEICPWALREGVILRRLDHLPPRLDQLPSR, via the coding sequence ATGAGACTCGGAGTCCTCGACGTCGGTTCGAACACAGTGCACCTGCTGGTGGTGGACGCCCACCCCGGTGCCCGACCGCTGCCCGCCCACTCGGACAAGGCCGAACTGCGGCTCGCCGAACTTCTCGACGAGAACGGGGCGATCGGGCCCGAGGGCGTCGCCCGGCTGATCGAGACGATCGCGCGCGCCGTGCAGTCCGCCGAGGACCAGGGCTGCGAGCAGGTGCTCCCGTTCGCCACCTCGGCGGTACGTGGGGCCAGCAACGCCGACGAGGTGCTGGCCAGGATCAAGGCCGAGACCGGCGTGGATCTGGCCGTGCTGACCGGCGAGGACGAGGCCCGGCTCACCTTCCTCGCCGCCCGCCGCTGGTTCGGCTGGTCCGCCGGAAGGCTGCAGATCCTGGACATCGGCGGCGGTTCGCTGGAGATCGCCTGCGGGATCGACGAGGAGCCGGACGCCGCGGTGTCGCTGCCGCTCGGCGCGGGCCGGCTGACCGCGGCAATGCTGCCCGGCGACCCGCCCGACCCCCAGGACGTGAAGGCGCTGCGCCGCCATGTGCGGGCGGAAATCGCCCGTACGGTCGGCGAGTTCCGCAGGTTCGGGAAGCCGGACCACGTCGTGGGGACGTCCAAGACCTTCAGGCAGCTGGCCCGTATCGCGGGCGCGGCGCGCTCCACCGAGGGGCTTTACGTGCAGCGGGAACTGAGTCGTAAATCACTGCAGGAGTGGGTCCCCAGACTCGCCGCCATGACGGTCGAGGAGCGTGTCGAACTCCCCGGCGTCTCCGAGGGCCGCGCCCGTCAGCTGCTGGCCGGAGCGGTGGTCGCGGAGGCTGCGATGGATCTGTTCGGCGCCGAGACGCTCGAGATCTGCCCCTGGGCGCTGCGCGAGGGCGTGATTCTGCGGCGCCTCGACCACCTCCCGCCCCGCCTGGACCAACTCCCGAGCCGCTAG